In Paenibacillus hexagrammi, the following are encoded in one genomic region:
- a CDS encoding cache domain-containing sensor histidine kinase has translation MAQKYWNRAKQAVMGRLRNKLVFAFSLLVALIVILLSYLSFRQTVSLSEQSFMESNQKLLKLVNKNLDSYLSQIDELSLSPHKDIQFMDALYSDEYLGQFYIQNQMKNWFYSREDIERLTIYTPRNRQEYTISRSATNLVQHTDFQTESESWFQEAVHSPHFRSIEPKPEAGQERSNELLTFHRIIINIADKAPLAAVSITLNEKEFSHIIKDLSDDKEEAIAVFNDHNQPIYIKGSAFMESGVEELLQQVSPSKEETQLLTWPAHKDDLIMAHFSSGNQWKLLKLIPKEMMNQGAERARNMNLAIGSGFVVFAIVVTVFVSNAITRRLKLFSRHIERLGEGHFEPSAEIRGMDEVAHLSRKFNQMVVRIDDLIAERYELALGERNAKLKALEAQINPHFLYNSLQAISTEAIVNDMESIHSMVDALASSLRYCIRESDTVKVIDELAHISNYLLLQHARFGSRLHVRIEIEEEANECIIPKMSLQILLENAIEHALEQMSGPIHINITGEITGNRLDLQVSDDGPGITSERLEQIIAGFDEDYLAYQDSIGLKNLHSRLRLMFGSEASLTIRQNDRSGTAVDIGLPVRRESGMHV, from the coding sequence ATGGCGCAAAAATATTGGAACCGAGCCAAGCAGGCCGTCATGGGACGGCTTCGCAACAAGCTCGTTTTTGCTTTTTCTCTGCTTGTTGCCCTTATTGTCATCTTACTGTCGTATCTCTCCTTTCGGCAAACGGTCAGTCTCAGTGAGCAGAGCTTTATGGAAAGCAATCAGAAGCTTCTGAAATTAGTTAACAAAAATTTAGACAGCTACCTGTCGCAAATCGATGAGCTATCCTTATCACCGCATAAGGACATCCAGTTTATGGATGCGCTCTATTCTGATGAGTATCTCGGACAATTTTATATTCAGAATCAAATGAAGAACTGGTTTTATTCCCGGGAGGATATTGAGCGGTTAACCATTTATACCCCCCGTAACAGGCAAGAATATACGATTTCTCGCTCTGCTACAAATTTGGTCCAGCATACGGATTTCCAAACGGAGAGTGAATCGTGGTTTCAGGAAGCCGTACACAGCCCTCATTTTCGGAGCATAGAACCCAAGCCCGAAGCGGGTCAGGAGCGTTCAAACGAGCTGCTCACCTTTCACCGGATTATTATTAATATCGCAGATAAAGCACCGCTTGCCGCTGTCTCGATCACCTTGAATGAGAAGGAGTTCTCGCATATCATCAAGGATTTGTCCGATGATAAGGAAGAGGCGATTGCTGTCTTCAACGACCACAACCAACCTATATACATCAAAGGCTCAGCTTTCATGGAAAGCGGTGTAGAGGAGCTGCTTCAGCAGGTGAGCCCGAGCAAGGAAGAGACTCAGCTTCTCACCTGGCCTGCGCATAAGGACGATTTGATTATGGCCCATTTTTCCTCTGGTAACCAGTGGAAGCTTCTGAAGCTGATACCAAAGGAAATGATGAATCAAGGAGCGGAACGTGCAAGAAACATGAATCTTGCTATTGGAAGCGGGTTTGTCGTGTTCGCCATTGTGGTGACTGTATTTGTATCCAATGCGATAACACGCCGATTAAAGCTGTTTTCGAGACACATCGAGCGTTTAGGAGAGGGACATTTCGAGCCCAGTGCTGAAATCAGGGGCATGGACGAGGTAGCTCATCTTTCACGTAAATTTAATCAGATGGTCGTACGGATCGATGATCTGATCGCCGAACGGTATGAGCTTGCATTAGGTGAGCGGAATGCCAAGCTCAAGGCGCTTGAAGCACAGATCAATCCGCACTTCTTATACAATTCTCTGCAAGCGATTTCTACGGAAGCGATCGTAAATGATATGGAATCGATCCATAGCATGGTCGATGCCTTGGCTTCATCCTTGCGGTACTGTATCCGAGAGAGCGATACGGTAAAAGTCATCGATGAATTAGCGCATATCTCCAATTATTTACTGCTGCAGCATGCCCGATTTGGCAGTAGGCTTCACGTGCGCATAGAGATTGAAGAGGAAGCTAACGAGTGTATCATTCCGAAGATGTCGCTCCAAATCTTGCTTGAAAATGCAATTGAGCATGCACTGGAGCAAATGTCAGGTCCTATTCATATCAACATTACGGGTGAAATTACCGGTAACCGTCTTGATTTGCAGGTATCGGATGACGGTCCGGGCATCACATCTGAGCGGCTTGAACAAATCATCGCCGGATTCGATGAGGATTATCTTGCCTATCAAGACAGTATTGGACTAAAGAACTTGCATTCGCGTCTAAGGCTTATGTTCGGTTCTGAAGCATCGCTAACCATTCGGCAAAACGATCGCAGCGGGACCGCCGTAGATATAGGATTACCTGTTAGAAGGGAGAGCGGCATGCATGTATAG
- a CDS encoding carbohydrate ABC transporter permease, whose translation MQNKGFTRSVNTAVTIAALLFLYPFFLVVINTFKGYKEVVTNVLSWPGEWVWDNYAMVWSLIQYPKLFTNTLLLTLASVAGIVLFGAMAGYKLSRTKTRLSTFLFFLTIAPMMLPFQSFMVPLTKLAKELHLINHLPGLTLVYWGLGCPMAVFLFHGFVKSIPMELEECASMDGCSSYRIFFNIIFPVMLPVVSTVIILNVMWIWNDFLLPLIMLNGKEATLQLASYKFFGQYKSEWNYALTAVVMVTLPPIIFFLFMQKFIIKGMVAGAVKG comes from the coding sequence ATGCAGAACAAAGGATTCACAAGAAGTGTCAATACGGCGGTCACGATTGCAGCCTTACTGTTCCTCTATCCGTTTTTTCTTGTTGTGATCAATACATTTAAAGGCTATAAGGAAGTCGTTACGAACGTGCTCAGTTGGCCAGGCGAATGGGTGTGGGACAACTATGCAATGGTCTGGAGCTTAATCCAGTACCCTAAGCTGTTCACGAATACATTGTTGCTCACTTTGGCAAGCGTAGCGGGCATCGTGCTCTTCGGCGCTATGGCCGGTTACAAGCTAAGCCGGACGAAGACAAGGCTCAGTACATTCCTGTTCTTCCTAACGATCGCACCGATGATGCTGCCCTTTCAATCGTTTATGGTGCCCTTGACCAAGCTGGCCAAGGAGTTGCACCTGATCAACCATTTGCCCGGATTGACGCTTGTTTATTGGGGCCTAGGATGCCCGATGGCCGTATTCCTGTTTCACGGTTTTGTTAAGTCGATACCTATGGAACTGGAAGAATGCGCTTCTATGGATGGCTGCTCGTCCTACAGGATCTTTTTTAACATCATTTTTCCTGTCATGTTGCCCGTAGTAAGTACGGTCATTATTCTCAATGTCATGTGGATTTGGAATGATTTCCTTCTGCCGCTTATTATGCTCAACGGAAAAGAGGCTACGCTGCAGTTGGCTTCCTATAAGTTCTTTGGACAGTACAAAAGTGAATGGAACTATGCACTGACAGCGGTTGTTATGGTTACTCTGCCGCCTATTATCTTCTTTTTGTTTATGCAAAAGTTTATTATCAAAGGAATGGTAGCCGGAGCTGTCAAGGGCTGA
- a CDS encoding carbohydrate ABC transporter permease has translation MTTASKRWRELGVFITFVAPVLVLILLSAEIPFIMSLYYSLTKWNGISKHITFIGLQNFKELFLTDTDALASFFFTLRYSVATIVATNVIALLLAVVLTKTFKLTSILRAAFFVPYIVSLVIIGFIWKFVFSNAFSSLYEWTHWPLFQWSWLGTADLAFISVVFVSVWQSVGFYMMIYITGLQSIPGELNEAAAIDGANGFNRFFRITLPLLMPSLTVALFLSISNSLKVFDIIFTLTFGGPGKTTTSSTMDIYNEAFVNNRFGYATAKSLMFVVLILLITLIQVKFFKSKEVEA, from the coding sequence ATGACTACAGCTAGTAAACGTTGGAGGGAATTAGGCGTCTTCATCACGTTCGTGGCACCGGTTCTCGTTCTAATTCTTCTTTCGGCAGAAATTCCGTTTATCATGTCGCTCTATTACTCTCTAACGAAATGGAACGGAATCTCTAAACATATTACGTTTATTGGACTTCAGAATTTTAAGGAACTATTTCTAACCGACACAGATGCGCTGGCTTCGTTCTTCTTCACATTACGCTACAGCGTAGCCACTATTGTCGCAACGAACGTAATCGCTCTTTTGCTGGCGGTTGTGTTAACCAAAACGTTTAAACTCACAAGTATTCTCCGCGCAGCGTTTTTCGTGCCATACATCGTTAGTTTAGTTATTATCGGGTTTATATGGAAATTTGTATTTTCCAATGCGTTCAGCTCACTCTACGAGTGGACGCATTGGCCGCTCTTTCAGTGGAGCTGGCTGGGGACGGCTGACCTAGCATTTATCTCGGTTGTCTTTGTGAGTGTATGGCAATCTGTCGGTTTTTACATGATGATCTACATCACAGGCCTGCAGTCGATTCCCGGTGAATTGAATGAAGCCGCGGCCATTGACGGCGCCAACGGGTTCAACCGTTTTTTTAGGATTACACTTCCGCTTCTCATGCCGTCTTTAACGGTAGCGTTATTCCTTTCCATTTCCAATTCGCTGAAGGTCTTCGATATTATCTTCACACTAACTTTCGGCGGACCCGGCAAGACGACAACCAGCTCAACTATGGATATTTATAACGAAGCCTTTGTGAACAATCGTTTTGGTTATGCAACTGCCAAATCATTGATGTTTGTCGTCCTTATTCTTCTCATCACCTTGATTCAGGTGAAGTTCTTCAAAAGCAAGGAAGTGGAAGCCTGA
- a CDS encoding ABC transporter substrate-binding protein, giving the protein MKRHVLGATTAGLVALSLITAGCGSSDSGKTDTANNAGAASSAPQESASAKPVTLELFQYSPEMTDAMHQMAEQYHKENPNVTINVTINQDNYYPLLKTKINAGEVPDIFMTGAYNDNKTYQDYSYDLTNEPFMANIADSAKTGVTLDGKVLGYPLILQSYSFIYNKKLFADAGIKELPKTFSELEAAAKQLQAKGITPFTNGYKEWWVLEQTITPILASAGGDYAQTYADINAGKKKLSDIKELVNLFPLIDLTLKYSSGKPLETDFNTSVSDFAQGKAAILHQGSWAEDAIRKINPTIDIGFLPHPVGEDGSKAGLMVDSNIVYRVNKDSKNLKETLKFFNWLTTSEYGKNFVPKVVKQISTIKDAPFPDSQLAKDTSEYLKNGKTYPWVKGYYPDGYEQQGGQILQQYVGGVTDKDKTVAQLDSTWAKLAKAAQ; this is encoded by the coding sequence ATGAAACGGCATGTATTAGGGGCAACAACAGCAGGGCTTGTAGCGTTAAGCTTGATCACAGCAGGCTGCGGCAGTTCAGATTCGGGAAAAACAGACACGGCAAATAACGCGGGCGCGGCAAGCTCTGCTCCACAAGAAAGCGCCTCCGCTAAACCGGTGACGTTGGAACTCTTCCAATATTCACCGGAGATGACAGACGCTATGCATCAAATGGCAGAACAGTATCACAAGGAAAATCCGAACGTGACCATCAATGTTACGATCAATCAGGACAATTACTATCCGCTGCTCAAAACGAAAATCAACGCCGGTGAAGTGCCGGACATCTTTATGACAGGCGCCTATAACGACAATAAGACGTATCAGGATTATTCTTATGACCTGACGAATGAACCTTTCATGGCGAATATCGCCGACAGCGCCAAGACAGGTGTGACTCTAGATGGCAAGGTGTTGGGGTACCCTTTGATCCTTCAATCCTACTCCTTTATTTACAACAAGAAGCTGTTTGCTGATGCCGGCATCAAGGAGCTGCCGAAAACCTTCAGCGAGCTGGAAGCAGCCGCGAAGCAGCTGCAAGCTAAAGGCATAACGCCGTTTACGAACGGCTACAAAGAATGGTGGGTACTCGAGCAAACGATTACACCGATTCTTGCATCAGCCGGCGGCGACTATGCGCAGACATATGCTGATATTAATGCAGGTAAGAAAAAGCTTAGCGATATCAAAGAGCTTGTCAATCTCTTCCCGTTGATTGACCTGACGCTAAAATATTCGAGCGGTAAGCCCCTCGAGACTGATTTTAATACATCGGTTTCGGATTTCGCTCAAGGTAAAGCAGCCATCCTGCACCAAGGAAGCTGGGCGGAAGACGCCATTCGCAAAATTAATCCGACAATCGACATCGGTTTCTTGCCTCATCCAGTTGGAGAAGACGGATCAAAAGCAGGCTTAATGGTTGACTCTAACATTGTATACAGAGTCAATAAGGATTCGAAGAATCTGAAGGAAACACTGAAGTTCTTCAATTGGCTGACTACATCGGAATACGGCAAAAATTTCGTTCCTAAGGTTGTGAAGCAAATCTCCACCATTAAGGACGCGCCTTTCCCGGATTCTCAATTGGCTAAAGATACGAGCGAGTATTTGAAAAACGGCAAGACCTACCCTTGGGTAAAAGGATATTATCCGGATGGATACGAGCAGCAAGGCGGACAAATACTCCAGCAATATGTCGGAGGCGTAACGGATAAGGATAAAACTGTGGCGCAGCTGGACAGTACCTGGGCTAAGCTGGCTAAGGCAGCGCAATAA
- a CDS encoding YhcH/YjgK/YiaL family protein, translating to MIISDIALWEQERHLMPAAVQRGIEYIRSKDITQWEPGKYELEGSHMFALVQETETKPFLDQRPESHQTYTDIQLLVSGLEKMGVSKLTPGLTPVEDNFERGDIAFYDKARIESESEIVLLPGMYAVFFPSDVHRPCCSVVDNGPIKKVVIKIHRDLLRASV from the coding sequence ATGATCATCAGTGACATAGCGTTATGGGAACAGGAAAGGCACCTGATGCCTGCTGCCGTTCAAAGAGGAATTGAATACATTCGCAGTAAAGATATCACCCAGTGGGAGCCCGGTAAATATGAGCTGGAGGGCAGCCATATGTTTGCCTTGGTGCAGGAAACGGAGACGAAGCCCTTCCTTGATCAGCGCCCTGAATCTCATCAGACGTATACGGATATTCAGCTGCTCGTCAGCGGCTTGGAAAAGATGGGGGTAAGCAAGCTTACACCGGGCCTTACGCCTGTAGAAGACAATTTCGAGAGAGGAGATATTGCTTTCTACGACAAAGCCCGAATCGAATCCGAATCGGAAATTGTTCTGCTTCCTGGTATGTACGCCGTTTTTTTTCCTAGCGATGTACATCGTCCTTGCTGCTCGGTGGTAGACAATGGACCGATTAAAAAGGTTGTCATCAAGATTCACCGGGACCTGTTAAGAGCTTCGGTTTAA
- the fsa gene encoding fructose-6-phosphate aldolase, which produces MKFFIDTANVEEIRKAHELGVVAGVTTNPSLIAKEGRDFFETIKEIITIVGDVPISAEVISLKADEMVEQGKKLAALSPNIVIKLPMTTEGLKATSVFSKLGIKTNVTLIFSSTQALLAARAGATFVSPFIGRLDDINQIGMNLIKEIADIFRIHGIQSEIIAASVRHSAHVIEAALAGSHIATVPYKVIESMTKHPLTDAGIEKFLADWEGAKQSQF; this is translated from the coding sequence ATGAAATTTTTTATCGACACAGCGAATGTAGAGGAAATTCGTAAGGCTCACGAGCTGGGCGTAGTAGCGGGGGTAACGACGAATCCTTCTTTGATTGCTAAAGAGGGCAGAGACTTCTTTGAGACGATTAAAGAAATCATCACCATTGTCGGCGACGTTCCGATCAGTGCGGAAGTCATCTCGCTGAAAGCAGACGAAATGGTCGAACAGGGCAAGAAGCTGGCTGCACTGTCTCCGAATATCGTGATCAAGCTTCCGATGACCACGGAAGGACTGAAGGCAACAAGTGTATTCAGCAAGCTTGGCATCAAAACGAATGTTACGCTGATTTTCAGCTCTACCCAAGCCCTGCTTGCCGCAAGAGCCGGAGCGACGTTCGTGTCCCCGTTCATCGGCCGTTTGGATGACATCAACCAGATCGGGATGAATCTAATTAAGGAAATTGCTGACATATTCCGTATTCACGGTATTCAATCCGAAATCATCGCGGCAAGTGTGCGCCATTCCGCGCACGTCATTGAAGCTGCTTTGGCTGGCTCACATATCGCTACTGTGCCGTACAAAGTCATTGAGTCCATGACGAAGCATCCGCTGACTGACGCGGGAATCGAGAAATTCCTGGCTGACTGGGAAGGCGCCAAGCAAAGCCAGTTTTAA
- the tkt gene encoding transketolase, with the protein MAQTTVSIEQLSINTIRTLTIDAVEKAAMGHPGMPMGAAPMAYALWTRHLKHNPSNPKWADRDRFVLSAGHGSMLLYSLLHLSGYDVTLDDIKEFRQWGSKTPGHPEYGHTAGVEATTGPLGQGVGMAVGMAMAEAHLASVYNKENYQLVDHYTYAICGDGDLMEGISGEAASLAGHLQLGKLIMLYDSNDISLDGELGMSFSESVRTRFESYGWQYLRVDDQHDVDAVSKAIEEAKADSGRPTLIEVKTTIGYGSPNKAGKGGHGGTHGSPLGKEELRLTKEALGWPLEPDFYVPQEVKDHFAAFKQQGAESEAAWEQLWNGYEAAYPELAQQFKQATAGELPQDWNADVPRFAPEDGAVSTRVASGKVINALAKRVSYLVGGSADLASSNMTMISGEGAFSAADYSGRNLWFGVREFAMGTALNGMLLHGGLRAFGGTFLVFSDYLRGAIRLSALMKQPVVYVFTHDSIAVGEDGPTHQPIEQIPSLRMIPDLTLFRPADANETAAAWEYAMQAKEGPFVMALSRQNLPVLPGTAEAAFANIAQGAYVLSDCEGMPDVQLIATGSEVSLALDVQKKLQEENIKARVISMPSRELFEQQPEDVRNAVVLPQVKANVVIEMAYPSGWDEVTGGGALQIGIRKFGASAKADRVIREYGFHAEGIIEQIKKKFF; encoded by the coding sequence TTGGCACAGACCACTGTTTCGATCGAACAACTTAGTATTAACACCATTCGTACCTTAACCATCGATGCCGTTGAGAAAGCAGCTATGGGACATCCGGGTATGCCGATGGGGGCAGCTCCGATGGCGTACGCGCTTTGGACGCGTCATCTGAAGCACAATCCGTCCAACCCGAAATGGGCGGACCGCGACCGTTTCGTGCTGTCTGCAGGACACGGATCTATGCTGCTGTACAGCCTGCTTCACTTGAGCGGCTATGATGTGACGCTGGACGATATTAAGGAATTCCGCCAATGGGGCAGCAAAACGCCGGGACATCCGGAGTACGGACATACAGCGGGAGTAGAAGCGACTACAGGTCCGCTTGGCCAAGGTGTTGGCATGGCTGTGGGAATGGCCATGGCGGAAGCGCATTTGGCATCGGTATATAATAAAGAGAATTATCAGCTTGTGGATCACTATACGTATGCAATTTGCGGAGACGGAGACCTTATGGAGGGGATATCCGGTGAAGCGGCTTCACTGGCAGGCCATTTACAATTAGGCAAGCTGATCATGCTTTATGATTCCAACGATATTTCGTTGGACGGTGAACTGGGCATGTCGTTCTCGGAAAGTGTCCGTACACGCTTTGAATCGTACGGCTGGCAGTACCTTCGTGTGGATGATCAGCACGATGTTGATGCAGTGAGCAAAGCGATCGAAGAGGCAAAGGCAGATTCAGGCCGTCCAACGCTGATTGAGGTGAAGACGACGATTGGCTACGGCAGTCCGAACAAGGCCGGCAAAGGCGGCCATGGCGGCACGCACGGAAGTCCGCTCGGCAAAGAAGAGCTGCGGCTGACGAAGGAAGCGCTGGGATGGCCTCTAGAGCCGGATTTCTATGTGCCGCAGGAAGTCAAGGATCACTTCGCTGCGTTCAAGCAGCAGGGAGCAGAATCGGAAGCTGCCTGGGAGCAGCTGTGGAACGGCTACGAGGCTGCTTATCCGGAGCTTGCGCAGCAGTTCAAACAGGCGACAGCCGGCGAGCTGCCGCAGGATTGGAACGCGGATGTGCCGCGCTTCGCTCCGGAGGACGGAGCGGTTTCGACGCGGGTCGCATCTGGCAAGGTCATCAACGCGCTGGCGAAGCGCGTGTCTTACCTGGTTGGAGGCTCCGCGGACCTGGCGAGCTCCAACATGACGATGATTAGCGGCGAAGGTGCATTCAGCGCCGCGGATTACAGCGGCCGCAACCTCTGGTTCGGCGTGCGTGAATTTGCCATGGGCACAGCGCTGAACGGCATGCTGCTGCACGGCGGACTGCGCGCATTCGGCGGCACGTTCCTCGTGTTCAGCGATTACCTGCGCGGCGCGATTCGCTTATCCGCGCTGATGAAGCAGCCGGTCGTGTATGTCTTCACACACGACAGTATCGCGGTCGGTGAGGACGGACCTACGCACCAACCGATCGAGCAAATTCCATCGCTGCGCATGATCCCGGATTTGACCTTGTTCCGTCCGGCGGACGCGAACGAAACGGCGGCCGCGTGGGAATACGCGATGCAGGCCAAAGAAGGCCCGTTCGTCATGGCGCTCTCCCGACAAAACCTGCCTGTACTTCCGGGTACCGCAGAGGCTGCTTTTGCCAACATCGCACAAGGCGCTTATGTCTTGTCCGACTGCGAAGGCATGCCGGATGTACAGCTGATCGCGACGGGCTCAGAAGTAAGTCTGGCCCTGGATGTGCAGAAGAAGCTGCAGGAAGAGAACATCAAGGCTCGCGTAATCAGCATGCCAAGCCGGGAGCTGTTCGAACAGCAGCCTGAAGATGTGCGCAATGCCGTCGTTCTTCCACAGGTGAAAGCGAACGTCGTCATCGAAATGGCGTATCCTTCCGGCTGGGATGAAGTTACCGGTGGCGGCGCGCTCCAGATTGGCATCCGCAAGTTCGGCGCTTCTGCGAAAGCGGATCGCGTGATTCGCGAATACGGCTTCCATGCTGAAGGCATCATCGAACAGATCAAGAAAAAGTTTTTCTAA
- a CDS encoding LysR family transcriptional regulator: protein MYNLELYKVFYLTAKSGSLSKAAKELFITQPSVTHSIKQLEELLGLILFARTSKGVELTTEGAVLFSYIEQAYNLIASAEAKMDELRNISDGEIKIGGSDSLCKHYLLPFLEVFHEEFPHVQIHLVHGTTPEIIKQLKEGRMDIGIVRSPRHDEQLHVREGITLQDCFVAGPKYKALAGQRLSLKQLLTYPIILFSRNSSSRNLITSLFLQHGYSLQPEIELGSVDLLIEFAKRGFGISYVTEEFVTKELADGSLFKIELDISIPPTRTGIITLKNMPLSMAAAEFVKKLEMTQQTDM, encoded by the coding sequence ATGTATAATTTAGAGCTATACAAAGTATTTTACCTGACTGCCAAGTCAGGAAGCCTTTCTAAGGCCGCCAAGGAGCTTTTTATTACCCAGCCGAGCGTTACCCATTCCATCAAACAATTGGAAGAACTGTTGGGTCTCATCTTGTTTGCCCGCACTTCTAAGGGGGTGGAATTGACCACTGAGGGTGCCGTCCTCTTCTCCTACATTGAGCAGGCTTACAATCTCATCGCTTCGGCCGAGGCGAAGATGGATGAGCTGAGAAATATTAGCGACGGGGAGATTAAGATCGGGGGCAGCGACTCCCTCTGTAAGCATTACCTGCTACCGTTCTTGGAGGTATTTCATGAGGAATTTCCGCATGTGCAGATTCATTTGGTTCACGGTACAACACCTGAGATCATCAAGCAGTTGAAAGAAGGACGCATGGACATTGGTATCGTGCGCTCTCCGCGGCATGACGAACAGCTCCACGTTCGCGAGGGCATTACGCTTCAGGATTGCTTTGTTGCCGGTCCCAAATATAAGGCGCTCGCTGGACAGCGGCTCTCCCTCAAGCAGCTGCTGACCTATCCGATCATTTTGTTCTCGCGCAACAGCAGCTCGCGGAATTTAATCACAAGCCTTTTTCTCCAGCACGGCTACTCGCTTCAGCCCGAGATTGAGCTCGGCAGTGTGGATCTTCTGATTGAGTTTGCCAAAAGAGGGTTCGGCATCTCCTATGTGACCGAGGAATTTGTAACGAAGGAGCTCGCGGACGGCTCTCTTTTCAAAATTGAGCTGGATATATCCATACCGCCTACCCGAACGGGGATTATTACACTCAAGAATATGCCGCTGTCCATGGCGGCAGCTGAGTTCGTGAAGAAGCTGGAGATGACGCAGCAGACGGACATGTAG
- a CDS encoding transglutaminase-like domain-containing protein: protein MSLILESQIINDYLIVTDEVDFEHHLIAELTIKLEASSQDQVDFIKKSYEYVRDEIDHSWDIQSSRITCSASEALIHKEGICYAKANLLCAILRRAGIPSGFCYQRLTLGETPDTGYCIHALNAVYVQKLGKWIRLDSRGNKPGVYAEFSLNEEKLAFPIREDYDEVDYLTIYTSPNAKTIKALKSSTDCIEMYLHGLPNQL from the coding sequence ATGAGCTTGATTCTTGAATCGCAAATCATTAACGATTACTTGATCGTGACAGATGAGGTTGATTTTGAACATCATTTGATTGCTGAATTGACTATCAAATTGGAAGCTTCCTCACAAGATCAAGTGGACTTTATTAAGAAATCTTATGAATATGTCCGTGATGAGATTGATCATTCCTGGGACATCCAGAGCTCTAGAATTACTTGTTCCGCGTCGGAAGCATTGATTCATAAAGAAGGAATTTGCTATGCAAAAGCCAACCTCTTATGTGCAATATTACGAAGAGCAGGAATCCCTTCTGGCTTCTGCTATCAACGACTTACGCTCGGAGAAACTCCAGACACAGGCTATTGTATTCATGCATTAAACGCTGTTTATGTACAAAAATTGGGGAAGTGGATCCGCTTGGACTCACGAGGCAATAAACCAGGAGTCTACGCAGAGTTCTCATTAAATGAAGAAAAACTTGCTTTTCCGATCCGAGAAGATTATGACGAGGTTGATTATTTGACCATATATACGTCTCCGAATGCTAAGACCATTAAAGCATTAAAAAGCAGCACTGACTGCATAGAAATGTATCTTCATGGTCTACCCAATCAGTTGTGA
- a CDS encoding DUF1904 family protein translates to MPFLRFKGFDKQVIESMSTSLIEQFCHIADIPAEIVKLELLQVERVTNSPLSVEIYMFQREQEKHDAIAAMLDSELSQLGYQAHIFFVILSPALYYKEGKPIKEIPRKSAGTGTPLPTSPV, encoded by the coding sequence ATGCCGTTTTTAAGATTTAAAGGGTTTGACAAGCAAGTCATTGAGAGCATGTCAACATCGCTCATAGAGCAGTTTTGCCATATAGCGGACATTCCCGCGGAGATTGTTAAGCTAGAGCTGCTTCAAGTGGAGCGGGTTACGAACTCACCCTTGTCGGTAGAGATTTATATGTTTCAGAGGGAGCAAGAGAAGCATGACGCTATAGCGGCCATGCTGGACTCCGAGCTTTCGCAGCTCGGCTATCAGGCTCATATCTTTTTTGTGATTTTGTCTCCCGCTTTGTATTACAAAGAGGGGAAGCCGATCAAAGAAATTCCTCGCAAATCGGCGGGGACGGGCACTCCATTGCCTACAAGCCCTGTATAG